A single window of Symphalangus syndactylus isolate Jambi chromosome 4, NHGRI_mSymSyn1-v2.1_pri, whole genome shotgun sequence DNA harbors:
- the LOC129481297 gene encoding serine/threonine-protein kinase N2-like translates to MASNPEWGLILLTELQGDSRSLPFSENVSAVQKLDFSDTMVQRKLDDIKDRIKREIRKELKIKEGAENLRKVTTDKKSLAHVDNILKKLNKKLEELHHKLQELNAHSVVSDPEDITDCPRTPDIPNSDPRCSTSNNRSKAPFASGGRVQVRSPYRSAMASNPERGLILLTELQGDSRSLPFSENVSAVQTLDFSDTMLQRKLDDIKDQIKREIRKELKIKEGAENLRKVTTDKKSLAHVDNILKKSNKKLEELHHKLQELNAHSVVSDPEDITDCPRTPDIPNSDPRCSTSNNRSKAPFASGGRAQVRSPYRSTMASNPERGLILLTELQGDPRSLPFSENVSAVQTLDFSDTMLQQKLDDIKDRIKREIRKELKIKEGAENLRKVTTDKKSLAYVDNILKKSNKKLEELHHKLQELNAHIVVSDPEEVTFFNPVIEKRPKLQKQKKIFSKQQGKRFLRVPQMNINIATWGRPVRRVSPTVKHSGTFSPQAPVPTTVPVVEVHIPKLAAPASDSTVTKLDFDLEPQPPPAPPRASSLGEIDESSELRVLDTPGEDSETAFDTENDRNTMLPKSQSEYKPDTPQSGLEYSGIQELEDRRCQQRFQCNLQDFRCYAVLGRGNFGKVLLAEYKHTNEMFAIKALKKGDVVAQHEVDSLMCEKRIFETVNSVRHPFLVNLFACFQTKEHVCFVMEYAAGGDLLMHINTGVFSEPRAVFYAACIVLGLQYLHEHKIAHRDLKLENLLLDTEGFVKIADFGLCKQGMGYGDRTSTFCGNAECLAPEVLTETSYTRAVDWWGLGVLIYEMLVGKPPFPGDDEEKVFDSIVNDEVRYPRSLSTEATSIMRRLLRRNPELRLGASEKDAEDVKKHPFFRLIDWRALMDKKVKPPFIPAIKGREDVSHFSDEFTSKAPILTPPQEPRILSEEEQEMFRDFDYTADWC, encoded by the coding sequence aactaCATCACAAGCTGCAGGAATTAAATGCACATAGTGTTGTATCAGATCCAGAAGATATTACGGATTGCCCGAGGACTCCAGATATTCCAAATAGTGACCCTCGTTGTTCTACTAGCAACAATAGATCGAAGGCTCCCTTCGCCAGCGGCGGCCGCGTCCAGGTGCGAAGTCCATACCGGAGCGCGATGGCGTCCAACCCCGAACGGGGGTTGATTCTGCTCACAGAACTGCAGGGGGATTCCCGAAGTCTTCCGTTTTCTGAGAATGTGAGTGCTGTTCAAACATTAGACTTTTCAGATACGATGCTGCAGCGGAAATTGGACGATATCAAGGATcaaattaagagagaaataaggaaagaactgaaaatcaaagaaGGAGCTGAAAATCTGAGGAAAGTCACAACAGATAAAAAAAGTTTGGCTCATGtagacaacattttgaaaaaatcaaataaaaaattagaagaactaCATCACAAGCTGCAGGAATTAAATGCACATAGTGTTGTATCAGATCCAGAAGATATTACGGATTGCCCGAGGACTCCAGATATTCCAAATAGTGACCCTCGTTGTTCTACTAGCAACAATAGATCGAAGGCTCCCTTCGCCAGCGGCGGCCGCGCCCAGGTGCGAAGTCCATACCGGAGCACGATGGCGTCCAACCCCGAACGGGGGTTGATTCTGCTCACAGAACTGCAGGGGGATCCCCGAAGTCTTCCGTTTTCTGAGAATGTGAGTGCTGTTCAAACATTAGACTTTTCAGATACGATGCTGCAGCAGAAATTGGACGATATCAAGGATcgaattaagagagaaataaggaaagaactgaaaatcaaagaaGGAGCAGAAAATCTGAGGAAAGTCACAACAGATAAAAAAAGCTTGGCTTATGtagacaacattttgaaaaaatcaaataaaaaattagaagaactaCATCACAAGCTGCAGGAATTAAATGCACATATTGTTGTATCAGATCCAGAAGAGGTTACCTTTTTTAATCCAGTTATTGAAAAAAGACcaaaacttcaaaaacaaaagaaaattttttcaaagcaaCAAGGCAAAAGATTTCTCAGAGTTCCTCAAATGAATATTAATATTGCCACTTGGGGAAGGCCAGTAAGAAGAGTTAGTCCTACAGTAAAACATTCTGGCACCTTCAGCCCTCAAGCTCCTGTGCCTACTACAGTGCCAGTGGTTGAAGTACACATCCCTAAACTAGCAGCTCCAGCTAGTGATTCTACAGTAACCAAATTGGACTTTGATCTTGAGCCTCAacctcctccagccccaccacGAGCTTCTTCCCTtggagaaatagatgaatctTCTGAATTAAGAGTTTTGGATACACCAGGAGAGGATTCAGAGACTGCTTTTGATACTGAGAATGACAGAAATACTATGCTTCCAAAATCTCAATCTGAATACAAGCCTGATACTCCTCAGTCAGGCCTAGAATATAGCGGTATTCAAGAACTTGAGGATAGAAGATGTCAGCAAAGGTTTCAGTGTAATCTACAAGATTTCAGGTGTTATGCTGTCTTGGGAAGAGGAAATTTTGGAAAGGTGCTTTTAGCTgaatataaacacacaaatgagaTGTTTGCTATAAAAGCCTTAAAGAAAGGAGATGTTGTGGCTCAACATGAAGTAGACAGCCTGATGtgtgaaaaaagaatttttgaaactGTGAATAGTGTAAGGCATCCCTTTTTGGTGAACCTTTTTGCATGTTTCCAAACCAAAGAGCATGTTTGCTTTGTAATGGAATATGCTGCCGGTGGGGACTTATTGATGCACATTAATACTGGTGTCTTTTCTGAACCAAGAGCTGTATTTTATGCTGCTTGTATAGTTCTTGGGTTGCAGTATTTACATGAACACAAAATTGCTCATAGAGATTTGAAATTGGAAAACTTATTGCTAGATACAGAGGGCTTTGTGAAAATTGCTGATTTTGGTCTTTGCAAACAAGGAATGGGATATGGAGATAGAACAAGCACATTTTGTGGCAATGCTGAATGTCTTGCCCCAGAAGTATTAACAGAAACTTCTTATACAAGGGCTGTAGATTGGTGGGGCCTTGGCGTGCTTATATATGAAATGCTTGTTGGTAAGCCTCCCTTTCCTGGTGATGATGAAGAGAAAGTTTTTGACAGTATTGTAAATGATGAAGTAAGGTATCCAAGGTCCTTATCTACAGAAGCCACTTCTATAATGAGAAGGCTGTTAAGAAGAAATCCTGAGTTGCGCCTTGGGGCTAGCGAGAAAGATGCAGAAGATGTAAAAAAGCACCCATTTTTCCGGCTAATTGATTGGCGCGCTCTGATGGACAAAAAAGTAAAGCCACCATTTATACCTGCCATAAAAGGACGAGAAGATGTTAGTCATTTTTCTGATGAATTTACCTCAAAAGCACCTATTCTGACTCCACCTCAAGAACCAAGGATACTTTCGGAAGAGGAGCAGGAAATGTTCAGAGATTTTGACTACACTGCTGATTGGTGTTAA